The segment TTTCTACGTAGATTGATCAAGACACTGATATATCACGTATTTTGGTCGATAGTGTGTAAGCCAGTATTTTCTTTCTTATTACAAATTAATTGTCTTTTGCTTAACCACTTCAAAAAGTACATTATACTATTAGAATAAAATAAGGTAAATATATGAACCAGTGACCACTGTTTTTTTGGCTTTTTaggaaaatattaataataaatagaaaaagaaatatctCGGAAACATCATATAGAGATCATAACCAGCTTGCAAGCGCTTCTATAAATAAACACAAACAATAGAGGTGACGACggcgagaagaagaagaaataaaaatacacattaGGTCACCACCAGTAACAATGGCTAACGTTTTCCTCAACAGCAGCAGAAACAGAAGATCATTACGAACAACAACAGATTCTAAACACAAGAATCTTACGTTGAAGAGATCAGAGTCTTCTTCAGACAACAACTACTCATGCAAGAAACATCCCAAGCACAGACAATCTCCTGGAATATGTTCCCTCTGTCTTAATGAGAGCCTCTCCAAGTTGTCTCTCGATTTCTATGACTATAGCTCAAACATGACCTCGTCTTCTTCAAAAAACGTGGCTAAAACGTTATCGTCTTGTTCCTCGGCTTCTTCAGAATCAGAATCAGACTATTCTTCGACGGCTATCTCTTCTTATTACTCTTCGGTATCTTCTTGTTTGTCTCCTCTGCAACATCGATACAGTGAGATCGTAGttaataagaaaaagaagaagcatcCCAAGAAACAAAATTTCCTCTCTAGATTATTTCTGTAATTATTATTTAccatattttggtttatattttttttatttgtttgaacTTTGTTTTTCAATCCCGGAAATACAGAGTGATATTAGCATATGAAGATCTCAACAAACTTTTGACAAAAATAAGTTCttaacaaataattaaatttatatatgtcgATTACAAAGTGGAAAGATCTATGTCAGAACTATGTGCATTGCGTTGAAATGTAgaatacattatatttttaattcttgAATTTTACTTAGAATGTGATTAATTTGCAGTGGCCTTCATGTGAGAGCTAGTATACAGAAAACCAATGAAAATTAAAGCTGTGATTGGTTGGCACATGACATGACcagttgagagagagagagagagagagagagagagagagagagagagagagagagagagagagagagagagagagagagagagagagagagagagagagagagagagagagagagagagagagagagagagagagagacgtgtTGTGTGCTTCATCATCTATCCAGGTTTGCTAACTAGCCTAAGCCGTACCATCACAATACATATTACAgaaatgtaattaaatttttatttattccttttacgacgaaatagtaATCCAATCAAAGCTATATCTTCAGAAAAATGCATTCAGTAAAAACTTTAGCCAAACAATGtaaacttttaatatttgtaaaacTAGTAAATCATTTGCAAATCTACAGTACATTATAAAACGGCTATTTGGTAATTTCAAGAAATCCAGTACTGTATGTGTAAAGTAACCTTGGGACTCTTAAAAGCTTTAATCACAGCTCACGATATCTGCCATGAAAACTTGCTTGTTACGTTGACTATGAGTTGTGGTAATTAATACGAGTACGTGTAATCACTAATGACTAGTTAATGATAATGttcaaaataatactataagaAGACAAGAGAACGTGGAGTAGGTGGCTAAATGTTAAAAGAGAGAGTTAGGAGGAAATGCGTGGGTGGGTTGTACAAACAGAAGATGTACAACTGAAGTGGTCAGTTCATGTCTGAGAAGTAGTGATGGATATCTACCCAGCCGTTTTCCACGAacattctctcttctctttcttcctaTCTCCCATGTGACGTCACGACTATTCTCTCCGTACGATCTCAAAACGAACAGATATCCTATTGACTATTCTGTACTACACAATTTATTTTGTTGATATCTGTTACTGTTAGTAGAGCTGAGATCTCGGAGAAGAAAATCGAAATGTAAATGTATTTTATGCTATTGATTCTGTTACATGCCGTTACACTTTATAGTGTTAGTATCCGTTTACAGTTATATCGAGTACAATCGCTTGACTGTATGAAACCAAACTATACACACTAATATTCCTCTTCAAAATGGCGAGTAAATGGAATGTAAAGACATTTTGCTTACAAGTGCATTAAACTTAGAAGGAAAGAGAGGTTTGGTTTAAACATCAGCCAGTTGAGTAGATATCCCAACGTGTAGAGTCTTGATCAAACCACTCAAAATCCTCAAACTTGATGACAATCCAATTCAACATGTTTCGTGAAAAACTAAATTGTTACCAATGTATATA is part of the Brassica rapa cultivar Chiifu-401-42 chromosome A09, CAAS_Brap_v3.01, whole genome shotgun sequence genome and harbors:
- the LOC103847808 gene encoding uncharacterized protein LOC103847808, which produces MANVFLNSSRNRRSLRTTTDSKHKNLTLKRSESSSDNNYSCKKHPKHRQSPGICSLCLNESLSKLSLDFYDYSSNMTSSSSKNVAKTLSSCSSASSESESDYSSTAISSYYSSVSSCLSPLQHRYSEIVVNKKKKKHPKKQNFLSRLFL